TGCCCCGGGTGCGGGGACTACGCGATCCTCGCCGCGGTCCAGGGCTTCATGCCCCAACTCGGCCTCAAACGCGAAAACATCGTGTTCGTCTCCGGGATCGGCTGCTCGTCCCGGTTCCCGTACTACATGAACACCTACGGGATGCACTCCATCCACGGCCGCGCCCCGGCCATCGCCACCGGCCTCTCAACCTCCCGCACGGACTTGAGCGTGTGGGTCGTCACCGGCGACGGCGACGCCCTGTCCATCGGCGGCAACCACCTCATCCACGCGCTGCGCCGCAACGTCAACCTCAAAATCCTGCTGTTCAACAACCGCATCTACGGCCTCACCAAAGGCCAGTACTCCCCCACCAGCGAGGTCGGGAAAATCACCAAGTCCACCCCGATGGGATCACTGGACTACCCGTTCAACCCCGTCTCCCTCGCCCTGGGCGCCGAAGCGTCCTTCGTCGGACGCGCGATCGACTCCGACCGCAAACAACTGACCTCCGTGCTCCAGGCCGCCGCCCAGCACGAAGGCTCCG
The sequence above is drawn from the Cryptosporangium minutisporangium genome and encodes:
- a CDS encoding 2-oxoacid:ferredoxin oxidoreductase subunit beta, translated to MPKTEVPQKAGDFKTDQEVRWCPGCGDYAILAAVQGFMPQLGLKRENIVFVSGIGCSSRFPYYMNTYGMHSIHGRAPAIATGLSTSRTDLSVWVVTGDGDALSIGGNHLIHALRRNVNLKILLFNNRIYGLTKGQYSPTSEVGKITKSTPMGSLDYPFNPVSLALGAEASFVGRAIDSDRKQLTSVLQAAAQHEGSALVEIYQNCNIFNDGAFELLKDKDTKDDWTIRLEH